The DNA window CTCGATCAACCAGCATGACCTGAGCAACGACGGCCGCTTCGTGGTCTTCAGCTCGGATTCCGCGAACGCCCACCCGGACCGCACCGGAATGACCGCCGGCTGGCCGAGCATCTACCGTCGCGAACTCGCGACGGGCACGGTCGTTATGCTCAACCGCAATGCCAGCGGCACTCCGGTCAACGCAAGCTGTGCAACGCCCGTCGTGAATGCCGACGGATCCCGGGTCGCATTCGGGGTCAGCTATTCAGGCCTGTTGGGGACGCCTATCGATGCCAACACTCCGACCGGCTTCTCGACTGATCTTTACGTCAAGGAAGTGGCGACCGGAGCCCTCTGGTGGGGATCCCGGACGACCAATGACACCACCCATGGCGTCGGGTTCGGAACACGCTTCGCCATCAATGGCGCGGGCGACGCGGTTTCCTTCTCTTCGACCTCCAGCGTGCTGGTCGCGGAAGACACCGAGGCTGGCGGCGGGCATACGGGACTGTTCGACATCTTCCGCGTCGAACTCGGAGCGGGCGGAGCGACCACCACCACCCTCGTCACCAAGTCGCCGACCGGCAGCGGCAACGTCGATCTCCGCTCGGGGCCGTTTTTCCCCGGCTTCGGTGGATACATCGCTTTCACCACCGACCAGGTGGAGGAGATGACCGGCCAAGCCTCGACCTTCTCACAAGGCGTCGGAGTCGGGACGTTCCCCGGTGGCGGGAGCACCGCCCTGAGCTACGCGACGTGGTCGGCAGTGCTTCCGGCAAACCAGCAGGCATACACCGACAACTTCGCCGCCGACGGTGTCGACAACCTGACCAAGTACATGATGGGCATGGACCCGTTGGTTGCCGACCGCACCCAACTGCCGACGATCATGACGGCGACCGATACTTCGCTTGGCCTGCCGGCGACCGGCGACAGCTATCTGGTCCTCAGCGTGCGGATCCGCCGCAACCTCCCGCCTGGATTCGACTGGGTCGTCAGGGCAGCCGACACACCGGCCGACCTCGCCCTCGATACGGGCTCCGCCGTCCAGGTCGGTCCGCCGTTGGCGGATGGGGACTTCGATATCTACCAGTTCCGCTTCCCGCGTCCGTTTTCCGGGACGCCTGGTGTGGGATTCATGGATGTGCAGATGACCGGACCCTGACGAGCGCCGGAATCACTCATCACGATCCCCGGCGAGCGTGGGATCGGTGAGTGTCTTGAGAAAGGCCACCAGCGCTGCCTTGTCGTCACGATCGAGACCGAGTCCCTTGCCCGGATGCTTGGCGATGTTCGGATCGAGCGTGGGCGACCGGTGGAGCCCGTCCGAGTAGAAGCCGATCACCTGCTCAAGCGTGGCGAAGCGGCCGTCGTGCATGTACGGGCCGGTGATCGCGATGTTGCGCAACGACGGCGTGGAGAAGCGATAGCGGTCGGTCTCCCTGCCGGTGGCATGTTCGAGACCGAGGTCGTCATCCGCCGGCGGCAGCCCGTTGTTGTGGAAACGGAAATTGGTGAAGAACGCACCCGAGTGGCAGTGAAAGCAGTCGGCCCCGCGCAGGCCGAGCCGCGGGTCGTTCTCGGTCATGAACAGTTCGAATCCGCGCTTCTCAGCTTCGCTGAACTCGGCCTCACCCTTCATCACCCGGTCGAACTTGGAATCGAAGGAGGTGAGCGTGAGTAGATATTGCTCGATCGCGATCGCCAGCCGCTCGGTCGTGATTTCCGCATCGCCGAAGGCCTGCTCGAAGCGCTGGGGATAGTCGGAAACATCGGCGAGCTTCGAAGGCAGCTCCTTGAGATCGGAGGCCATCTCACGCGGATCGGCGAGCGGAAGCAGGATCTGGTCGCGCAGGGTCGGCGCGGTGCCGTCCCATCGGAACGGCTCGCCAGACTTCCATGCGAGATTGAGCAAAGTCATGGAGTGCCGTGTCGTGCTCTGACCTTCATGACCCTTCGAAACGCGGGCCGGATCGGAGAACCCGCGCTCCGGATCATGGCAGGACGCGCAGGACACCTCACCGGAAGCGGACAGGGCGGGATCAAAGAACATTTTCTCCCCCAGCTTCACCCGTTCGCGCGTCAGCGGATAATCGGTAGGAAGCGCCGGAATGGGGAAGTTGGCTGGCAGGGTGAAGGGCTGGGGCGTTCCGACCAAACTCTGTGGAGCGCTGCCGGGAGCTCCGGGCGCTGGCATCGACGCACCGGAGGCCTCCAGCTCGAATGCACCGGGAATGGTGCTCCGGAAGTGGTCAACGAGCGGATCCCCGTCCCGCGAGTGGGTCGATGTCCGGTCAGCGATCCGAAAAGGCGCCGGAAACAGTCGGTCGAGATGAAACACCAGGAGATAGTGGCCATCGTGGCGGATCGGCCCTTCGAAACGAAGCGGCAACCGGTTTCTACTATTTCCGTAGTGGTAGGCGAAGGCGGTGTCGCCTGCGGCCAGCCGCCCCTCGACCGCGAGGAAGATGTATCCCTGCTGCGGATCCCAATGCAGGCCGTTCCGGATCGGATTCAGCGGATGCCCCGCAGGGTGCCGGTTGGGGTCGGCTTCGTTGATGTCGGCCGAAGGACCGAGATGCAGCACGAGCTCGGAGACCGGTTCTTCAGGCAGCGAAGGAAACCTCAGCACATCCGGTTTTTCCCCGTGGATGTAGGCATGCCATCCGGAGGCGCTGATCTCGCGGCCGGACCCGAGCGTCAGCCGCGGCTGGTCGAGCAGCAGGTCGACACGCGTGAGTGAGATCGTCTCGCCCGCGGGGGTCACCAGATCCGTTGCCGGAAGGGTGACCGGCCGGTCGTGCCAGCGGAACTCGACCCGCATGTCCAGGCCGGCGAGCGGCAGGACCAGCAGCAGCGCGATCATGGGCCACGCGATCCTCACGGCATGGTGAAGGTGTTGGTTGCGGTGAAATCGCGCCCGCCACCGGCTCCGGGGAAGGTCACGACCATCGTGTAGCTCTGGCCGGAGACGAGGGAAGAGGCCGAGACGTCGAAGAACGCGACGACTGAGAACTGGTCGGGATTGCCGCTCTCGTCCACCCGGGCGGCGGAAGTCGTGACACCGCCCACGGTGATGTCGCCCGTGTCCCAGGTGGCTGTTTCCCCACCGATGGTGATGTTGATCGGCCGGACGATGTTGCCGTTGTTGACGTTGATCAGCGCCGGCGCGTTACCCGGGAGATCGATGTGGACGGTCAGGGTCGTAGACATCGCCGGATTCATTGCCTCATCCTTCGCCACCAGCGCTTCGTAGGCGGCCTCCCAGGCATCGCCCGGCGAAGGAGGCGTGGTCAGCGTGGTCGTCTCCACACCGTCCGGCCCGAGTTCATACATCTGGTAGGTCGGAACGTCGGCCGGGTCGGTCACGTCCTGATACGAGATCAGTTTGTACTCCGGCCAGTCGTCCATCATCAGCGCGCGGCCGTCCAAGGCGTTCAGGTTGAACTTCTCCGCCACCACACAGCGGTCCTCCATGTCGCTGCCCCAGAAGATCGGCAGCAGCGAGCGCGAGTGGATCTCGATCCCTTCCGTCGCCACCGCCACATTGACACCGGTCAGGTCGAGCACGGTCGAGAAGAGGTCGATGACGTGGACCAGCTTGTCGGTCGTGCCGGTCTGGATGACATCCGGCCCGGCCGCAAAGAACGGCACATGGATTCCCCCTTCGTTGAGTGACCCTTTCGCTGCGGCGATCCCGCCGGCCGGATCCTGGTCGACCTGGCCCGGCGTTCCATTGTCGCCGACGACAATCACGTTGGTCGTGGAGAGATCTACGGCTGCCAGCAGACGGCCGATCTCGGTATCGAGCGCTTCGAGCATCCGGATGTAGAGGTCGAGATTCGTATTGCCGGTGGTCGAGTAACCGCCGGGAGGCGCGAGCGACGCGGGCGGATCGTGGAAGGGATCATGCGGGGCATTGAAGCCCATCCACACGACCCACGGGTCCGATCCCTGGCTGGCGATGAAGGACACCGCCTCATCCACCTGCGCGGTGGTCGCATAGGTGGTGACCGTGGTCCCCGAGTCAGTCAGCACGCCGTTCTCGATCTCGATGCGGGTCCAGCTCTCGTAGTCCGATACCGCTCCTTGGAGGGTGCCCGAGAAGTTCGGCCAACCGCCGGTGTCGCGCGGCCCGGTATTCCCCGATCCGAGGTGCCACTTGCCGAAGGAGGCGAGACCGTACTCCGGCGCCATCGTCGAAATGATCTCGGGAAAGGTCAGTTCGGAGTCAGGCAGGGTCGAATCGGCCTGCGGATTGCCGACGCCGTGCTGGTACGGCTGGCGTCCGGTGAGCATGGTGGCCCGGGTCGGCGAGCAAATCGGCTGCGCGTAGCCGCGGGTGAAGAGCAGCCCGGCCGATGCCAGCGAGTCGAGCGTCGGCATGTTCGCGAGCTCGGCGCCGGG is part of the Haloferula helveola genome and encodes:
- a CDS encoding MbnP family protein, whose product is MIALLLVLPLAGLDMRVEFRWHDRPVTLPATDLVTPAGETISLTRVDLLLDQPRLTLGSGREISASGWHAYIHGEKPDVLRFPSLPEEPVSELVLHLGPSADINEADPNRHPAGHPLNPIRNGLHWDPQQGYIFLAVEGRLAAGDTAFAYHYGNSRNRLPLRFEGPIRHDGHYLLVFHLDRLFPAPFRIADRTSTHSRDGDPLVDHFRSTIPGAFELEASGASMPAPGAPGSAPQSLVGTPQPFTLPANFPIPALPTDYPLTRERVKLGEKMFFDPALSASGEVSCASCHDPERGFSDPARVSKGHEGQSTTRHSMTLLNLAWKSGEPFRWDGTAPTLRDQILLPLADPREMASDLKELPSKLADVSDYPQRFEQAFGDAEITTERLAIAIEQYLLTLTSFDSKFDRVMKGEAEFSEAEKRGFELFMTENDPRLGLRGADCFHCHSGAFFTNFRFHNNGLPPADDDLGLEHATGRETDRYRFSTPSLRNIAITGPYMHDGRFATLEQVIGFYSDGLHRSPTLDPNIAKHPGKGLGLDRDDKAALVAFLKTLTDPTLAGDRDE